ATTGCCCATCCACGGGTTTACGTACCAAAAGTAATTATCTTTCGAGTATCGAACGACGTGACACGCTACGTTGATCAAATTACGAATGGGTCATGTGGGAATATTGTTTAGAGCAGCTCAGAGATCTCTCTTCTATAAGTACTGGACTGTAAATTTTCCTTGGGAAAAGTTATCCTCTTTATCCACTTGGATGGACATATATTGAAGTTCCCAGAAAATTCTGATCAGGCATTTGAAACTCTACCTTAATTTACTTTAAAGCAAAACCATCCTTACATATCCGGGTATAATTCAATGTAGAATTCAATAAATATAGGCACTGGAGAGTCCCATCAGTATTCGATATAGAAACATATCTTCAGTCCTCAATCCGCATTCTTATGAGATCTTAGCCCATAAACAATCCCATTCCTACGACTGATACCCGAACTGCTCTCCAAAAAAAAGGGTGCTCCCATCTTCGTATCTGTCCCACTTTTAGGTATATCCATCTTCATTTCTCTATTTAACACGCATTACCTCCAGCGTACCCGCCTCCTTTCGAAGAAAATTGTTATTTACAGCCTTAATCTGCGCGAAATGTATTAGAGAGCAGAACGAACCCGGTCGAATGGGCAGGGACGGGGgaagagcgagcgagagagggagagaccaTAGAGAACCTGCAAAGTGTTTGCAAACAAAAAGAGTCCCCTCCCAGGTTCAATTAGCATACCACCGCGGTGAGCCATAGAAGGCACAGAAGAAAAAGGAGGTGGAGGGGGAGGAGGTGTGTTCTACACTCTACTCGTGGGACTGGGGACTACGATTGGAGTCCAAGCTGCGATTTTTATGACAGGTTAATGACACAACCGACGACGATGTCCGCAAAACGAcgactccaactccaactcctatgacgatgacgatgacgatgatgatgaagtCCAGGCGGGAGTGCAATGACTAGGTTGACTACGTGGATGGTCGGTCGGGGCTACTCAGTTGCACTCGCTGACTGGCTGACTAGCTGGCTGGCCCATTAATCAGGTACCGCTCTCTATGTCCAGGCTATGACCCCAATAAACATGACAGGAGCGCTTGGACATGGAATTACAAGGAAGAAAGAAGAGCCATCGCAAGCAGCTGGAGATGgagttggtgttggtgttggctttGGTGTTGGAGGAGTCACAACACATCCTCTCTACACTTTCCAAAAAGGGGGTGGCCGCGCGAATCAATCAATTAATGGAACATTTTCTACATGAGTTCATCGAACCCCACCTCCCCCCCTCCGAACCACgaacagctgcagcagcagcagcagccacaaaacCGTAGAGAGGGGTagaaaaatgaaatgaatGGATGGGAAAATTATAGAATAATAGAGTGATTGACACTCCATGTTGTCGTGGGGTATGCTACGGGTGCTTCGACTGCTAGTGGTAGTTGTCACGAGGGTTATCCCATCTTTAGAGATTATTCGAGAAGAGTTTTTGAGGTATTAGCTTTCTTATTTTACTATCCATTGAAGCTTTTAGGTCTATAGAGGCGGTTAacttttttttactttttcgaTCATTTCATTCAGAAGAAGCTGTGACTGTTCTCCTAGTATGCTGTCTACCGTTTCTTCCCTTTCACATATAAGATCATATTAATAAGATTTGCAACAGAACATAACAGTTTTCCATTAATTTTCCTATCAATAAACTATTCTCAACCATTGTTTATAAATTTGTTCCTTAAAATAAAACGTTGGGTACCCCCATATGATCTCTTTCCCTAAAACCCTCATAAGGAGGAGGTGTTCTTTCAATGATTATCTTGCAAGACCACAGATTATTCAtggaatatacatatacatctAGTTATTGGACTTCCAGCACCCTTAGACATATTTACACTTCCCTTTAATAAACCAATTTTTAAACAATTCTGTTGCATCATTTTAGGCGTCGTCACCGGCACAAAACATCATCTCTTATATCTAATTCAATTGGAAAATGCAAAAACTTTAtacacacaaaacaaaacaaaaaactagaGGAAATACCCAAGGCTTTGCCCCATACCATACCCAGGCCATAGATAGAATGCTTACCCCAGGAGCTACAATGTTATGTAGATATTTTTGCTGCCAGAGGCGTCCAGTGGATAATCCTTTTAATTTaggcacaggcacacaggATATTCGGGGTGCGGCAACAAAAACActcacgcacgcacacacacacacacacgcaagcacacagatacaccaatacagcagcagaaggataCACTTGAAAAACTTTCGTGCCTTGGGTGGGGCGTTgtttctcttctcttctcgtTTTCtcgtttagtttttttttcacCGTTTTTTTGGGGAATTTTTATATACGGAAAAGTATTTGAAATTGCGACTCGAATGTTCCTTTCGGTTAATATTTATAGATTCAATTCACTTTATAGATTCTGTTTTCTACATTTCAATGGAAAATGcggcaaaatattttctttttcaaaAGATACGAATCGAAATAAGGGTGGATTTGGGTTTTTGCCGCCCGAGAGCTGGGGGATAGATGAAAACCAATCAAATTTTCAAGGGTAGTGCAGCCGGCAAAGCTTTTCGTTTTGCCAtaaaacaacaacaccaaATAAGTCTCGAAGGATACACAGATAAGGGTTCCTTCGTAAGGAATATGTTTCCAGCAATTATATGTGAGGAGAGATCGAGAAAATAGAGAAACAAATGCGAGAGCTCACGAGAAAAATGTAACGCACGTCCGGACGCGACCAAGAACCGCTAGAAACTCCCGGCACCGGGCCGATGAACCATTCGTCCTGTCGTTCCGCCCGACCGAGAGCCCCGTTAGCGTTCGGGTTCATCCAGGATATTCCAATTGGAATGGCAAAACGGGATAGGACACAGGACTCTTTCTGGGGGTGAGTTTTCGCCGGCTTTCTTGGCTGGCAAACAGctgcttttgtgtgtgtgtgagtgtgtatACCAACCACAAAGGTTGCTTTGGCTTCCAGTGGAGACTGGAAGGGAGGATGTGTGGGAAGCTTGGAGACTAGAGTATGGGCGTTCCAACCAAAATACCGACATTTGTTTTGAAACGAAAGCAGCCGGCTGTGTGTGGTAGAGTAACCTTTCACCCTCCCCACCATTTCTCCCACATCCCTCCAGTTGGTACGCAGATTGGATGGCAGCCGGCGTAGGTGCCGTAATAACGACGCAATAAATGACGAAACCATGACGACGAGATGAGACGCACACTTGAACATGAATAATGAAGCCCACACGGACACGGCTCTCCTTTaatttctgttctgttttgttctgttgTGCCTCCTGCCGCCTGCCTCCTTCAAAGACATGCCATTGTCGAGAGCCTGACAACTGGCTAACGGATATAACTTTTCCCGAAAGGAAATATGGGAGACGAACGGGAGTGGAGTGCGGCTCATCTTTTAGGGGGGGTTTGTGATCGGAAGAAGGTTTATGATAATGATTATTTTGCGATAATCGTTTACAGGTTATAGTTTACATAGATTTGGGATGTAGAACATCGATTAACGATTGTAGTTTATCGATGAATTATCAATGTGATCGATTTTAAATCGATTTGAAAATTAATCTCCGTCAGAGCACTCACCTCCACATTCTCCACATCGAAATAGCAGAGTGTCCGCTTGGTAAGCTCAAACCAACGATGTTTATAGTTGACCGGCGTGAAACGCTTCTTGTTTTGGGCCCGCTTCACCATGGAACCGCTCTTGACAACATCGTACAGCCGCTCCGACATTTTGTCCATTTTGGCCTGAAAGGATTTGCTGCTGGAGCGGAGGGAGGCTGAAGATTTGATGCTGCCATGGTTATGGGCATTCCTCTGCATCTTAGTGCTCATCATCATAACGagagatgatgatgatgatgatgatgccgaTGAGGGTCTGGAAAAGAACAAAATATCATGTTAATGaaaatgttttatttttgttaaatTTTAGAAGCAGACACCAGAAAAAAATTGTTACAACACTAGGGGACAAGGCCATAAATCTGTTCAAAGGGGGCGTGGGCGTGCGAATGTTATGTGTGGTGGTGGTGCCCCAAGTGGTGGTGCCATTGACCGTGGAACATTGGGAGTTACCTCCGCCGCTGACTAATTGCCGTGGGCGTTCCGGCGTTCTGACATCAATCAGAATGGAAGAGGCCTTTCAGAAACACTACAGAGGAAATCGCTATGGAAGAGAGACAAGTCTTCGTCTACAAGTCAGGCAGTAAATCGAACGATTAAATGGACAATTAATTAGCCCCCGAGCGGACGACAATGTTCATCGCAGCGGATGACCTTGAACCGAACCAGTTGTACAAAACAGATTAAAGGATTACCCTGATCCTCTCTTCCTTCCTTGTGGAGAAACGAAGCGTGTAAGCGGACAAACAGAGAGAGGTAACAACAGCAATGCGCGCACTCTCTGGAATTATCACACTTCAACAAAAACGCCAGCAAGCACCAGGAGCGGAGTGGCCTCCAGGGAAGATCACTGATCGAAAGCAAAGCCCTTACGCTACTGCACAACAGGAGCGGAATGCACCAATAAGAGGGTTTTAGGGAGGTTCCCTCTTCTACTGTTCGCAAAAGATAACAAGAACAGGAgcgcactgccactgcctccaAAAAGAATATCTCCAATCACCCCCTCATAAAATAGAATCCGCTACTGCGCACACAACAAAACAGAACAAGAACAGACACGTCTGCATCTGCATCCAGCGAAAGGCAACAAGACAAAAGCGAAAAATGCGctagcaacaacaacaatcacaAAGAGGACGCCCGCACTGTTGTTGTAGATCTGCTCTCAGCCACCTACTCCTATCCCACACCCCTGCCCctgaacacacacacactcatccTCAAGCACTTTAATCAGGCAGAGCCGTCGCTGCAAAGAGAGCGCGGTCTTGAGCGCGACGCGCATTGGCATaagtaataaaaaaaaaggatgGCAGAAGGCgcaaaatgtacataaatctTCCGGGAGGGGGAGCGAGACAGGGACAGGAGACAGGAGACAAGAGCTGAAGCTCTATAGCGGGCGTGGCCTGGCAACTCGTTCTTGTTTTTTGTGACTTTGAATTTCGCCACGCAAATGGTGGCAGGGCCGTGGGTTTTCGCTTCTTTTTGCGATTGATTTTCATACTGTTTATTATTCTAAAATATGAAATTGGCAAATGTGCAGCTGGCAAATGAATTCCACTTTGAAACGGAAACCCAATCCGATCAGAAAAATATCTTGTTAGAGAGGGCTTATCGGCAAAGAACAGAGAAAGCAAATGGATTCGGAAATTTTAAAGCGCAGCTCTTGCGACTATAAAAACAATTTGTGCTGATAAAACAAAGAACAAAAGACGAAATTTGATATTAcagaaaagagagagagagagagagagagagagagagaatgtaGGAGAGGGAACTTGTGATAACTGTGCCAACAACTTACCACAAGTGCCGTTGATTGAGCAATTTGAAGCAATGACCCGATCGAAACGCGCGACGGTGGCGGCGGCCCCCGGAACAGCCGGCAAAAATCACTTTCGTTTACGCGGCGAACAAAACGCGcgagacgacgacgactagTGGAAACGGCAACCGACCGGATTGTTCAGCATGCATTTGCATACTTACCGCCTGTGGGATATGGAGgcaaaaaaattataaacaaTATCGAAGGCACAGCTGTGACACGCACACATccatcacacacacacacacacagacacatgcAATGAGCAACAGGCGGCGACGCAGCGGAGAATATCCTATATATGTTGCTTGATAGCGTTGCAGTCACGGATTAGCTTAATCTTTTATAAACATTTCCAGCAATCTCTTGTTTGGAATTTAAAGCAAAAATCGCTATCAAACCCGAAGGAAACGGCGCCGACGCAACCTTCAGACGCAGTGTGACCGAAAacacgaacttagcccacttaagcgccctttttttaaacaaaactACAACTTGAGTTAAGCCACGGAAAATAATAATTCTTTTGGTATATCCATCCTATCCTTCATCTTTTCATTCACAAAAGGACCACAATATCTTTTACCTGAACTGTGCTAAAAGTCTTCTTCATCCGTTTCGGTGGCTTATTTAAATAGCCGCTGGTCAACAAAGGGCTAATCGATCGGAaatcatattcctcgattttgatattctgtCTAATGTTACTAGCTAACTAGGACCCTCAGCTGTGaacacatagttttatccgattaataaATCAATTTCGCTTCAAGACTGGCTAGCTTGAACTACTCCCTTTTAGTGGATTCTTTATAAAATTGGGATTAAAAAAAAGGtaagaaaaaataatttttacaTGGCAACTACACGGTAACTACGCATGTAGATTCTGTTGATTTTTGCAGCAAGCGATCGATATACGATATAAATAGTTTACTAAAAATACCGAAACTTACTAAAATACTGCACAACGATAACAGATCTTGAAATGAAGGCGCCAACTCAACTGAGGTTGAAGATTTCTTATTTTCACAAAAATACTGTGTGCTTACATATTTATTATACCTTTTTTACGAGGCCTACAAAAATAGATATACGAGCTTTCATTAAGCAGGAAATAGCAGAAATTTCGATTCAAAATGCGTGTGGGAGAATGGATTTCAGTTTTCCTTCTTCTCGATGGCAGCAATGCGCCAGGCGCCCACCGTATACCGCAGCCATATCATACCCAGATCGCTACCCATCTGCAGCCACGACCAGAATGGCGTCAGTTTCGAACCATCAATCTCTGTCCAGCGCACAGCCACCTCGGACATGGGCAGTTTCAGGCGCTCGGCGAGATACAGCAGCTCCACATCGAAGGCCCAGCGTTGGACATGGAGGCTGGTGAATAGTTTTCGGGCCGTGGATCGTGTAAATAGCTTAAAGCCGCACTGGGTGTCGCGTACAGAGCGCACGGCAAAGAGCCAGACGAGTGTGTGGAAACCATGCATCAGGATGGTGCTGGAAGCAGAGGATTTTTCATTAAGAATAAGATTCATTTTCAAATTGTTTTCCTGCTTACCGGAAAAAACTGCGACTGGCAATAGCATCATCCTCTAGATGAGCCCTAGAACCAATGGCTATGCCATCGTGTCGCCAATCTGACGCCAGGCTGGACAAAGATTCCTCCAGCTTGTCGTAGTCTGCGAATTTGGTAGCACCATCCGCATCGGCAAAGAGCAACTGCCGCCCTCGGGCACTTAGAACGCCCATACGGACGGCTCCACCCTTGCCACGATTCTCCACGAGCTCCATGACACGAACTTTGTCGGCTCCGTGCTTCTTGGCATAGCGCAGGGCCACAGAAACAGTGGCATCGGCACTACCATCACTGACGACAATCACCTCGTAATTGAAACTGGATTTACCTTTTGATTTCTCCTCGAGGAAGGCCAGGCACTCATCCAACATGGAAGGCACTACAAATGTACGATAAATCATGTGATGATTACTCATGCTGAGGAGCTCCCATACGCGGTCATTCATCATGAAAGGCAATAAACAACATACAACGCTTCTCCTCATTGTAGGCCGGCACAATCACGCTCAGCTCCAATGTTGGGGCATCCTCAATGCTGGGAAAGGCCACCGTTTGTATGCTCTGTGGATCCAAAAAGCACTTCTCATCCGAGTGTCTCACTATATTCGGATAGGGTTTTGTTTTATACAGCACCACAGCCACAATCTGTACAAATCAAAGAAATATCAAGACTTTCCAcctgggtgtgtgtgtgtgttcggtGGCATACCACAAAGCCCGTCGCGACTGCTGTCGCAAGCAGATAAAATAATAACTGGAGCAGACAGGGACACATTGTGGTTTGATTGGGGCTACCTGTTAGCAGACAACATTACTTCTCCAGTTTGTGCGAGATAAAAAACGCGCAAGCCACGTATTTTTTCTTGGAATTTTGTTGCCGAATTTTGCAGCTGATAAAACAGCTTAGAGATGAGCCAATGACTGATAAAAACTATCGTTCAAAATGTTGGTTTATGTTGATTATGTTTACTATTAGAAGGTTTCTTTTTACTGTTAAAAAATTAACTACCAAGCAACAGGTTATTTTTTAAATTCATATCTATTTGATTTGCTATTGTATGCTTCATATGCAATGCAATTCACACCTATCGCGAACACTGCACATCTATAAGTGGGGCTGAACCTTAACAATATATACCAGAAAAATACTGAAGTGCCATGGAAATTCGCTGGCAGACTGTAAACCGTTTTTGGAGTTCAAATCTTTCACAACATTAATcatttaaataataatatacAAAGTTATATGATATGGTTCCTAAGAGAGGCACCCACTCAACAGGTCTTTTAGTTTCCACCCACGCAACACACAAAATGCGCCTGCGCTCTCTTTTGAAGAGCACGAGAGAAGGTGAggtgcctctgcctctcccgGCCAGATACACACCATGGGAATTTTTCATCGCAACTAGAGGCCACCAATTTTGTTTATGGTCAATTAAAATGTCAATGTGAATCGGTGACACCCCCTAAAATGCAGTTATTACTCCTAATCGTTGCTGCATTGGCCTGCCTTTGCCTCTGCAATGGAGCAGCCGGCGGCAATTTGCAGGCAAATGTGGGTGAACTTTTTACGTACAAAATTGAACCGCATTTGTTCAATTGGACGCACCAGGTAATCAGCGAACAGTTCAGCTATCGCCCCACAATGCGTAACTATCCGGATCTGCCCACCTGGATGAGGTACGAGTACAGCCACGAGTATCATGCGGGTTTTCTCTACGGCACTCCGCCGGAAACGGAGGCGGGCAAGGCACTCAGCATCGAGGTGATTGCCTTGAATCGTCAGAATTTTGAGACACGCATCACGGACTTGGCCATGTCTGTGTGCCAGAAGTTTCCCACACCGAATGTCGTGCAAATGAAGATCGATAATCTCAATTGGGTGCATCTCATGGACCCGGGGCGAGTGGAAAACTTGCGTAACATCTTCCGCAAGGATCTGTGGCCTAGCAGCAAGGAGGATCTCAGTGTTGTGTTCATGGAATCGGCCGTCAACATGGGCGGGCGCCTGCCGCTGCGTCCACAGCAGCGTGAGGGGTGAGCCGctgaaaaatatatgtatctatCCAAGAAATAATATCGAAAGCCTTCTTTCCAGAGTCATTGTCCATGTGGGCAGCGTGGCTCAGTTCTCGCCGCGCCTGAAGGAGCTCCAAGAGGA
The sequence above is a segment of the Drosophila miranda strain MSH22 chromosome 4, D.miranda_PacBio2.1, whole genome shotgun sequence genome. Coding sequences within it:
- the LOC108161782 gene encoding dolichyl-phosphate beta-glucosyltransferase is translated as MCPCLLQLLFYLLATAVATGFVIVAVVLYKTKPYPNIVRHSDEKCFLDPQSIQTVAFPSIEDAPTLELSVIVPAYNEEKRLPSMLDECLAFLEEKSKGKSSFNYEVIVVSDGSADATVSVALRYAKKHGADKVRVMELVENRGKGGAVRMGVLSARGRQLLFADADGATKFADYDKLEESLSSLASDWRHDGIAIGSRAHLEDDAIASRSFFRTILMHGFHTLVWLFAVRSVRDTQCGFKLFTRSTARKLFTSLHVQRWAFDVELLYLAERLKLPMSEVAVRWTEIDGSKLTPFWSWLQMGSDLGMIWLRYTVGAWRIAAIEKKEN
- the LOC108161778 gene encoding epsilon-sarcoglycan isoform X4; the encoded protein is MQLLLLIVAALACLCLCNGAAGGNLQANVGELFTYKIEPHLFNWTHQVISEQFSYRPTMRNYPDLPTWMRYEYSHEYHAGFLYGTPPETEAGKALSIEVIALNRQNFETRITDLAMSVCQKFPTPNVVQMKIDNLNWVHLMDPGRVENLRNIFRKDLWPSSKEDLSVVFMESAVNMGGRLPLRPQQREGVIVHVGSVAQFSPRLKELQEEVRPLYKLPSCTYKRTSVQKIFENVGFKLDWCAFKMVGLESPTEILYHSGKQQNEQQPSGDEQLHNDRWMGITREDVPRRNYIDEFAFAFAIPGMIFAILIGMLSAVLCFQHQKFSVFFESPISSTVQMVKCADQPLTTLKSLKDPNFLLDNTSIRSQSPSNSFYQLDCGAASSIYPRPKPPPYTGGTLGRNGVDI
- the LOC108161778 gene encoding epsilon-sarcoglycan isoform X3, which gives rise to MQLLLLIVAALACLCLCNGAAGGNLQANVGELFTYKIEPHLFNWTHQVISEQFSYRPTMRNYPDLPTWMRYEYSHEYHAGFLYGTPPETEAGKALSIEVIALNRQNFETRITDLAMSVCQKFPTPNVVQMKIDNLNWVHLMDPGRVENLRNIFRKDLWPSSKEDLSVVFMESAVNMGGRLPLRPQQREGLLSRVIVHVGSVAQFSPRLKELQEEVRPLYKLPSCTYKRTSVQKIFENVGFKLDWCAFKMVGLESPTEILYHSGKQQNEQQPSGDEQLHNDRWMGITREDVPRRNYIDEFAFAFAIPGMIFAILIGMLSAVLCFQHQKFSVFFESPISSTVQMVKCADQPLTTLKSLKDPNFLLDNTSIRSQSPSNSFYQLDCGAASSIYPRPKPPPYTGGTLGRNGVDI